A stretch of Microbacterium caowuchunii DNA encodes these proteins:
- a CDS encoding 1-deoxy-D-xylulose-5-phosphate reductoisomerase: MRRVLILGSTGSIGTQALDVIRANPRRFEVVGLAAGSDRAGVAAQAEEFQVEHTAFGAVEAEQLVRDVPADVVLNGITGSVGLGPTLAALEEGRTLALANKESLIVGADLVAAVARPGQIVPVDSEHSAIAQALLAGSRQEVRRLVLTASGGPFRGRARADLADVTPAEALAHPTWDMGRVVTTNSATLVNKGLEVIEAHVLFDVPYERIDVVVHPQSVVHSMVEFIDGSTIAQASPPDMRLPISLGLDWPHRVGGVGRPLDWTTATTWSFEPLDEDAFPSVALAKQVGRAGLTYPAVFNAANEQAVDAFHEGRLSFTGILDTVRRVVDMHEAPDAVTRGGLAEAEQWARATADAAIAASA, encoded by the coding sequence ATGCGACGCGTGCTCATCCTCGGTTCGACCGGCTCCATCGGCACCCAGGCCCTCGATGTCATCCGGGCGAACCCCCGCCGGTTCGAGGTGGTGGGACTGGCCGCAGGCTCCGACCGTGCCGGTGTCGCTGCGCAGGCGGAGGAGTTCCAGGTCGAGCACACCGCCTTCGGGGCGGTCGAGGCCGAGCAACTGGTGCGTGACGTGCCCGCCGACGTGGTGCTCAACGGCATCACCGGTTCGGTCGGCCTCGGCCCCACCCTCGCCGCGCTCGAGGAGGGGCGCACGCTGGCCCTGGCCAACAAGGAGTCGCTGATCGTCGGCGCGGACCTCGTGGCGGCCGTGGCCCGGCCGGGCCAGATCGTCCCGGTCGATTCCGAGCACTCCGCGATCGCGCAGGCACTGCTGGCGGGATCGCGGCAGGAGGTCCGGCGCCTGGTGCTGACCGCATCCGGGGGCCCGTTCCGCGGCCGCGCGCGCGCCGACCTCGCCGATGTCACGCCCGCCGAGGCCCTGGCCCACCCCACCTGGGACATGGGACGGGTGGTGACGACCAACTCCGCGACCCTCGTCAACAAGGGCCTGGAGGTCATCGAGGCGCATGTGCTGTTCGACGTGCCCTACGAGCGGATCGACGTGGTGGTCCACCCGCAGTCCGTCGTGCACTCCATGGTCGAGTTCATCGACGGCTCCACCATCGCCCAGGCGTCCCCGCCGGACATGCGGCTGCCGATCTCGCTGGGGCTGGACTGGCCGCACCGCGTCGGCGGCGTCGGACGTCCGCTGGACTGGACGACGGCGACGACCTGGTCGTTCGAACCCCTCGACGAGGACGCCTTCCCGTCGGTCGCGCTGGCCAAGCAGGTGGGGCGGGCGGGGCTCACCTATCCCGCCGTGTTCAACGCGGCCAACGAGCAGGCGGTGGACGCGTTCCACGAGGGACGCCTCTCCTTCACCGGCATCCTGGACACGGTGCGGCGGGTCGTCGACATGCACGAAGCCCCTGACGCCGTGACCCGGGGCGGTCTCGCCGAGGCGGAGCAGTGGGCGCGGGCCACGGCGGACGCGGCGATCGCCGCATCGGCCTGA
- a CDS encoding saccharopine dehydrogenase family protein, whose amino-acid sequence MRILIIGAGGVGSAAARIAVRRDFFEALIVADHDPARPQALIDELRDDRLSSAQVDASDPGSVAELIRVHRATHVLNAVDPRFVMPIFDGAFAAGATYLDMAMSLSTPHPEEPHARTGVKLGDKQFEKAAEWERAGLLALVGIGVEPGLSDVFARYAEDELFSRIDELAVRDGANLVVDGYDFAPSFSIWTTIEECLNPPVIFERDRGWYTTAPFSEPEVFDFPEGIGPVECVNVEHEEVLLMPRWTDAARVTFKYGLGDEFIQVLQVLHKTGLDRTEPLRVKGVEVSPRDVVAAALPDPATLGDRMTGKTCAGVWVTGTGKDGRPRSTYLYHVADNEVTMREYNSQAVVWQTAINPVIALELLARGTWTGQGVLGPEAFDARPFLELMAAPAPQGYGSPWGVEEKPLP is encoded by the coding sequence GTGCGTATCCTCATCATCGGCGCCGGCGGCGTCGGCTCCGCCGCCGCGCGCATCGCCGTCCGCCGGGATTTCTTCGAGGCCCTGATCGTGGCGGATCACGATCCGGCCCGGCCGCAGGCGCTCATCGACGAGCTCCGGGACGACCGTCTCTCGTCCGCCCAGGTCGACGCGTCCGATCCGGGATCCGTCGCGGAGCTGATCCGCGTCCACCGCGCCACGCACGTCCTCAACGCCGTGGATCCGAGGTTCGTGATGCCGATCTTCGACGGCGCGTTCGCCGCGGGGGCCACCTACCTCGACATGGCGATGAGTCTGTCCACGCCGCATCCGGAGGAGCCGCATGCCCGCACCGGGGTGAAGCTGGGCGACAAGCAGTTCGAGAAGGCCGCGGAGTGGGAGCGGGCGGGTCTCCTCGCGCTCGTCGGCATCGGTGTGGAGCCGGGCCTGTCCGACGTGTTCGCCCGCTACGCCGAGGACGAGCTGTTCTCCCGGATCGACGAGCTGGCTGTCCGCGACGGGGCGAACCTGGTGGTGGACGGTTATGACTTCGCTCCGTCCTTCTCCATCTGGACGACCATCGAGGAGTGCCTGAACCCCCCGGTGATCTTCGAGCGCGACCGCGGGTGGTACACGACGGCGCCGTTCTCCGAACCCGAGGTCTTCGACTTCCCGGAGGGCATCGGTCCGGTCGAGTGCGTGAACGTGGAACACGAGGAGGTGTTGCTGATGCCCCGCTGGACGGATGCCGCTCGGGTCACCTTCAAGTACGGTCTCGGCGACGAGTTCATCCAGGTGCTGCAGGTGCTGCACAAGACGGGTCTCGACCGCACCGAACCCCTCCGGGTCAAGGGGGTGGAGGTCTCGCCGCGGGACGTCGTCGCGGCGGCGCTTCCCGACCCGGCGACGCTCGGCGACCGCATGACCGGCAAGACCTGTGCGGGGGTGTGGGTGACCGGGACGGGCAAGGACGGCCGCCCGCGGTCGACGTATCTCTACCACGTGGCCGACAACGAGGTGACGATGCGCGAGTACAACTCGCAGGCGGTGGTCTGGCAGACCGCGATCAATCCCGTCATCGCGCTCGAGCTGCTCGCCCGCGGGACCTGGACCGGCCAGGGCGTACTCGGCCCGGAGGCCTTCGACGCGCGGCCGTTCCTGGAGTTGATGGCGGCCCCCGCGCCACAGGGGTACGGGTCGCCGTGGGGGGTCGAGGAGAAACCGCTGCCCTGA
- a CDS encoding asparaginase has translation MPQTFPVTAAVELAVVERSGFIESRHSGSAVVLGPDGIVQASLGDPAAPILPRSTLKPLQALACLTAGAPLDGERLGLATASHTGTDRHVAVVRAILEEAGVTEDDLGCPPAWPTDPATRMELARDHAAPARVRMNCSGKHAAMLLACRANGWDLPGYLDPAHPLQLHIREVVERLTGEKPVTIAVDGCGAPVPAVSLTGLARALHRMGGSSERSPFALHRNAAVLIGAVRAHPWTIDGPGRPDTVVLERTGVFAKTGAEGVLVMVAPDATTVAVKVLDGSSRAASAVGLRLLERAGAVSAADAAKAVGDLSLDVHGGGAVVGAIRPTV, from the coding sequence ATGCCGCAGACGTTCCCCGTGACCGCCGCCGTCGAGCTCGCCGTCGTCGAACGCAGCGGGTTCATCGAGTCCCGGCACAGCGGCTCCGCCGTGGTGCTCGGCCCCGACGGCATCGTCCAGGCCTCCCTCGGCGACCCGGCCGCTCCCATCCTGCCGCGGTCCACCCTGAAGCCCCTCCAGGCGCTCGCCTGTCTCACCGCCGGCGCGCCCCTGGACGGTGAGCGACTCGGGCTGGCGACGGCCAGCCACACCGGGACCGACCGGCACGTGGCGGTCGTGCGCGCCATCCTCGAGGAGGCCGGCGTGACGGAGGACGACCTCGGGTGTCCGCCCGCCTGGCCGACGGACCCCGCCACCCGGATGGAGCTCGCCCGCGACCACGCGGCGCCCGCACGCGTGCGCATGAACTGCTCGGGCAAGCACGCCGCCATGCTCCTGGCGTGCCGCGCCAACGGATGGGACCTGCCCGGCTACCTCGACCCGGCGCATCCCCTCCAGCTGCACATCCGGGAGGTCGTGGAACGGCTGACCGGCGAGAAGCCCGTCACGATCGCGGTGGACGGATGCGGAGCGCCCGTGCCCGCGGTCAGCCTCACCGGCCTCGCCCGCGCGCTGCACCGCATGGGCGGCTCCTCCGAGCGCTCCCCCTTCGCCCTGCACCGGAACGCCGCCGTCCTCATCGGGGCGGTGCGCGCGCACCCGTGGACCATCGACGGCCCGGGACGGCCGGACACGGTCGTGCTGGAGCGCACCGGCGTGTTCGCCAAGACCGGCGCGGAGGGCGTACTCGTCATGGTGGCCCCGGATGCCACCACGGTGGCGGTGAAGGTGCTCGACGGCAGCAGCCGGGCGGCGAGCGCGGTGGGGCTCCGGCTCCTCGAGCGCGCCGGCGCCGTGTCCGCGGCGGATGCGGCCAAGGCGGTGGGCGATCTCTCCCTGGATGTCCACGGCGGCGGCGCGGTCGTCGGCGCCATCCGCCCGACCGTCTGA
- a CDS encoding lysophospholipid acyltransferase family protein, producing MHGAECERLYLRGVTSAESPESERAARDPESVATDPVADVGFTYLMGRYVLAPLARLAYRPRIEGRANVPRKGPVIFASNHLSFIDSFVIPMSSPRHVQFLAKSSYFDGPGIKGWLSREFFTALGASPVQRGAGQAALDALDQQRRMLEAGKAIALYPEGTRSLDGRLYKGRTGVAFLALQTGAPVVPVGLIGTNEIMPVGAKFPRLRPRVTIRFGKPIDVSAHGVASSGRARRLATDEIMAAIHALSEQELAGVYNEVPAQNPIERIKQVLPHERR from the coding sequence ATGCACGGAGCGGAATGCGAACGGCTGTATCTTCGTGGGGTGACATCCGCGGAAAGCCCAGAGAGCGAGCGCGCCGCCCGCGACCCCGAATCCGTCGCGACCGATCCGGTCGCCGACGTCGGATTCACCTACCTGATGGGGCGGTACGTCCTCGCCCCGCTCGCCCGCCTCGCGTACCGGCCGCGCATCGAGGGACGCGCCAACGTCCCCCGCAAGGGACCGGTGATCTTCGCGAGCAACCACCTCTCCTTCATCGACTCGTTCGTCATCCCGATGTCCTCGCCCCGGCATGTCCAGTTCCTCGCGAAGTCGAGCTACTTCGACGGTCCCGGCATCAAGGGCTGGCTCTCGCGGGAGTTCTTCACCGCGCTCGGCGCGAGTCCCGTGCAGCGCGGCGCCGGCCAGGCGGCGCTCGACGCGCTCGACCAGCAGCGACGCATGCTCGAGGCGGGCAAGGCGATCGCGCTCTACCCCGAGGGGACGCGCTCGCTCGACGGGCGGCTCTACAAGGGGCGCACCGGTGTCGCCTTCCTCGCTCTGCAGACCGGGGCGCCCGTCGTCCCGGTGGGCCTGATCGGCACGAACGAGATCATGCCTGTGGGCGCCAAGTTCCCGCGGCTACGCCCGCGTGTGACGATCCGCTTCGGCAAGCCCATCGACGTGAGCGCGCACGGCGTCGCCAGTTCGGGGCGCGCGCGCCGGCTCGCCACCGACGAGATCATGGCCGCCATCCACGCCCTGTCCGAGCAGGAGCTCGCGGGTGTCTACAACGAGGTCCCGGCGCAGAACCCGATCGAGCGGATCAAGCAGGTCCTCCCCCACGAGCGCCGCTGA
- a CDS encoding chorismate-binding protein — translation MTGTAAELFSSLASEAAPFALIARDDTWVEVLRGDVVDVDLLADIPLTDADGTAREVLALVPYRQVRERGFVCHDDGAPLRCLVVTSHERVPRADALHALPQAQIALGEPGFDLSDDEYADIVRTVIAEEIGRGEGANFVIRRDFTAAVAADERTAALTWFRALLEHERGAYWTFAVVTDGHVAVGASPEAHVSAQAGIVTMNPISGTFRHPAGGATVETLSTFLESTKETEELFMVVDEELKMMSAVCSDGGRITGPHLKEMSRLTHTEYMLRGTSRLDPRDILRETMFAPTVTGSPMQNACTVIARHEATPRGYYSGVAALFTPNGATDGVTHDLDAPILIRTAYLQDGRLRVPVGATLVRHSEPAGEVGETHGKAAGVLGAIGAVPRDVAPLVAEDPDAPVAERRPLAEDPAIADLLVSRNSRLAAFWLNPQGDADLRPFAGRTAAVVDAEDRFTTMLAHQLRHLGLDVTIVPWADAGSAVLDAADLVVSGPGPGDPRAEDSDRIRRMRDVVDHRLRTGRPLLAVCLSHQILADRLGLGLAPLERPHQGLQLEVDLFGQPASIGFYNTFTARTDPGTTHIGGAEIAASPSGDVYALRGAGFASVQGHLESILSRDGMITLERLVAHALTTAPSIASR, via the coding sequence ATGACCGGCACCGCCGCGGAACTGTTCTCCTCGCTGGCCTCCGAGGCTGCGCCCTTCGCGCTGATCGCCCGTGACGACACCTGGGTGGAGGTGCTCCGCGGCGACGTGGTGGACGTCGATCTGCTCGCCGACATCCCGCTGACGGATGCCGACGGCACCGCCCGCGAGGTCCTCGCGCTCGTCCCGTACCGGCAGGTGCGCGAGCGCGGCTTCGTCTGCCACGACGACGGCGCCCCGCTGCGCTGCCTCGTGGTCACCTCCCACGAGCGGGTCCCCCGCGCCGACGCCCTTCACGCCCTCCCCCAGGCGCAGATCGCGCTGGGCGAGCCCGGCTTCGATCTGAGCGACGACGAGTACGCGGACATCGTCCGCACCGTGATCGCCGAAGAGATCGGCCGCGGCGAGGGCGCGAACTTCGTCATCCGTCGCGATTTCACCGCCGCCGTCGCGGCCGACGAGCGCACCGCGGCGCTCACCTGGTTCCGCGCCCTGCTGGAGCACGAGCGCGGTGCGTACTGGACGTTCGCCGTCGTCACCGACGGTCACGTCGCGGTGGGTGCCAGCCCCGAGGCGCACGTGAGCGCGCAGGCCGGGATCGTCACCATGAACCCCATCTCCGGGACCTTCCGCCACCCCGCCGGCGGCGCGACCGTCGAGACACTGAGCACGTTCCTCGAGTCCACCAAGGAGACCGAGGAACTGTTCATGGTGGTCGACGAGGAGCTCAAGATGATGAGCGCCGTCTGCTCGGACGGCGGCCGGATCACCGGGCCGCATCTCAAGGAGATGTCCCGTCTCACCCACACCGAGTACATGCTGCGCGGGACCTCCCGGCTGGACCCCCGCGACATCCTGCGGGAGACGATGTTCGCCCCGACCGTCACCGGCTCGCCGATGCAGAACGCCTGCACCGTGATCGCGCGGCACGAGGCCACCCCCCGCGGCTACTACTCCGGCGTCGCCGCGCTGTTCACCCCGAACGGCGCGACGGATGGGGTGACCCACGATCTGGACGCGCCCATCCTCATCCGCACGGCCTACCTGCAGGACGGCCGGCTGCGCGTCCCGGTCGGAGCGACCCTGGTGCGCCACTCCGAGCCGGCCGGGGAGGTCGGCGAGACGCACGGGAAGGCCGCCGGCGTGCTCGGCGCGATCGGGGCGGTGCCGCGGGATGTGGCCCCCCTGGTGGCGGAGGACCCGGATGCGCCGGTCGCCGAGCGACGCCCGCTCGCGGAGGACCCGGCCATCGCGGATCTGCTGGTCTCCCGGAACTCCCGCCTGGCTGCGTTCTGGCTGAACCCCCAGGGCGACGCGGACCTGCGACCGTTCGCGGGTCGCACCGCCGCGGTGGTGGACGCGGAGGACCGCTTCACCACCATGCTCGCCCACCAGCTGCGCCATCTCGGGCTCGACGTCACGATCGTGCCGTGGGCGGATGCCGGGAGTGCTGTGCTGGACGCGGCGGACCTGGTGGTCTCCGGCCCCGGGCCCGGCGACCCGCGCGCGGAGGACAGCGACCGCATCCGCCGCATGCGCGACGTCGTGGACCACCGGTTGCGCACCGGCCGTCCCCTCCTGGCGGTGTGCCTGAGCCACCAGATCCTCGCCGACCGGCTCGGCCTGGGACTCGCCCCGCTGGAGCGTCCGCACCAGGGACTCCAGCTGGAGGTCGACCTGTTCGGGCAGCCCGCCTCCATCGGCTTCTACAACACGTTCACGGCGCGCACCGACCCGGGCACGACGCACATCGGCGGTGCGGAGATCGCGGCCTCCCCGTCCGGGGACGTGTACGCGCTGCGCGGGGCCGGCTTCGCCTCCGTGCAGGGGCACCTCGAGTCGATCCTGTCCCGCGACGGGATGATCACCCTCGAGCGGCTGGTCGCGCATGCGCTGACCACCGCGCCGTCCATCGCGTCGCGCTGA
- a CDS encoding Mur ligase family protein, translated as MSTSASNLPPVLRPEHPPTRSLTLLAERFGAEVRGDADGVSLHGITLATADLRPGEAFVALQGVNRHGAEFAVAAAEQGAVAIITDAAGADAAAASGLPVLVLPDPRARMGELSAWVYGTGPEDDLPILFAPTGTNGKTSVSHILEGMLGQLGVVTGLSSTAERHIAGQVIVSRLTTPEASEFHALLALMRERGVEAVAVEVSAQALSRHRVDGIVFDVAAFTNLSHDHLDDYADMQEYLEAKLPLFRADRSRRAVISLDSAAAADVVARCEVPFTTVAAPAIAADPELAATAEWTVEILDERPDGTRFALTGPGGRRLESVVPVIGPHMAANAGLAIVMMLEAGYAWDRIVAALDGTRIEAYLPGRTERVSGEHGPAVYVDFGHSPDAFEKTLAAVRRVTPGRVLMLFGADGDRDATKRHDMGRTAVLGSDILVVTDHHPRFEDPESIRRTLIEGARMARPDAEIHEFSPPERAITEAVKLVGEGDAILWAGPGHQDYRDIRGQRTPYSARELARRALRDAGWPVPEPHWPVPYPA; from the coding sequence ATGTCGACGAGCGCTTCGAACCTGCCCCCCGTGCTCCGCCCCGAGCACCCCCCGACACGGTCACTGACCCTTCTGGCCGAGCGCTTCGGCGCCGAGGTCCGGGGCGATGCGGACGGGGTGTCGCTGCACGGCATCACCCTCGCCACGGCGGACCTCCGCCCGGGCGAGGCGTTCGTGGCGCTGCAGGGCGTGAACCGTCACGGCGCGGAGTTCGCCGTCGCGGCCGCAGAGCAGGGCGCCGTCGCGATCATCACGGACGCCGCCGGTGCGGATGCGGCCGCTGCATCCGGCCTCCCCGTCCTGGTGCTCCCGGACCCCCGTGCCCGGATGGGCGAGCTGTCGGCGTGGGTGTACGGCACGGGCCCCGAGGACGACCTGCCGATCCTGTTCGCGCCCACCGGGACGAACGGCAAGACGAGCGTCTCCCACATCCTGGAGGGGATGCTCGGCCAACTCGGCGTCGTGACCGGGCTCTCCTCGACCGCCGAGCGGCACATCGCCGGCCAGGTGATCGTGTCCCGCCTGACCACGCCCGAGGCCTCCGAATTCCACGCCCTCCTCGCCCTCATGCGCGAACGGGGCGTGGAGGCGGTCGCCGTTGAGGTGAGCGCCCAGGCCCTCAGCCGCCATCGCGTCGACGGCATCGTGTTCGACGTCGCCGCCTTCACGAACCTCAGCCACGATCATCTCGACGACTACGCCGACATGCAGGAGTACCTCGAGGCGAAGCTGCCCCTGTTCCGCGCCGATCGCTCCCGGCGTGCCGTGATCTCCCTCGATTCGGCGGCCGCCGCCGACGTCGTCGCCCGCTGCGAGGTGCCCTTCACGACCGTTGCCGCCCCCGCGATCGCGGCGGACCCCGAACTCGCCGCCACCGCGGAGTGGACCGTGGAGATCCTCGACGAGCGGCCGGACGGCACGCGCTTCGCCCTCACCGGCCCCGGCGGACGGCGCCTGGAGTCCGTCGTCCCGGTCATCGGACCGCACATGGCCGCCAATGCCGGTCTCGCGATCGTCATGATGCTGGAGGCCGGTTACGCCTGGGACCGGATCGTCGCAGCCCTGGACGGCACACGCATCGAGGCGTACCTGCCCGGTCGCACCGAGCGCGTCTCCGGCGAGCACGGACCCGCCGTGTACGTCGATTTCGGCCACTCCCCCGACGCCTTCGAGAAGACCCTCGCCGCCGTGCGGCGGGTCACCCCCGGCCGCGTGCTGATGCTCTTCGGCGCCGACGGTGACCGCGACGCCACGAAGCGCCACGACATGGGGCGCACGGCCGTGCTCGGCAGCGACATCCTCGTCGTGACCGACCACCATCCCCGCTTCGAGGACCCGGAGTCCATCCGGCGGACGCTCATCGAGGGTGCCCGGATGGCGCGACCGGACGCGGAGATCCACGAGTTCTCGCCCCCCGAACGCGCGATCACGGAGGCCGTGAAGCTCGTCGGCGAGGGGGACGCCATCCTGTGGGCGGGTCCGGGGCACCAGGACTACCGGGACATCCGCGGTCAGCGCACGCCCTACTCGGCACGGGAACTCGCGCGACGCGCACTCCGTGACGCCGGCTGGCCCGTGCCCGAGCCGCACTGGCCGGTCCCCTACCCGGCCTGA
- a CDS encoding FKBP-type peptidyl-prolyl cis-trans isomerase, with amino-acid sequence MRVRPLVLSAATALSLFALAGCASSGGDDASPTATGATDLCAAVVDSGSASDAVEVSGEIGTVPTVAFDAPLEITDLERTVVEEGTGPDLAAGEFLNYAVSAYDVETGQLIDSAGYEPGQLLPQQISPETGLGQILGCSPLGSRVVATFPASDANAAAVYVIDMLTVTPTAAWGEEQEPAAGAPTVELDEDGAPTITIPDAEAPTAVEIETLKKGDGDEVLPGDSVLVQYTGAKWSDGSVFDSSWDRGAPTSFATTQVVDGFRQALEGQTVGSQVVVVVPPEFGYGASEGNELQNETLVFVVDILATQHPING; translated from the coding sequence GTGCGCGTCCGCCCGCTCGTCCTGTCCGCCGCCACCGCACTCTCCCTGTTCGCGCTCGCCGGGTGCGCCTCCTCCGGAGGGGATGATGCGAGCCCCACCGCGACCGGGGCCACGGATCTGTGCGCGGCTGTCGTGGACTCCGGATCCGCCTCCGACGCCGTCGAGGTCTCCGGTGAGATCGGCACGGTCCCGACGGTCGCCTTCGACGCGCCGCTGGAGATCACCGACCTCGAGCGCACCGTCGTGGAGGAGGGCACCGGACCCGACCTCGCCGCCGGCGAATTCCTCAACTACGCGGTCTCCGCCTACGACGTGGAGACCGGTCAGCTGATCGACTCGGCGGGCTACGAGCCCGGCCAGCTCCTGCCCCAGCAGATCTCGCCCGAGACCGGTCTCGGTCAGATCCTGGGCTGCTCGCCGCTGGGCAGCCGCGTCGTGGCGACATTCCCCGCCAGCGACGCCAACGCCGCCGCCGTCTACGTCATCGACATGCTCACCGTCACCCCGACCGCAGCGTGGGGCGAGGAGCAGGAGCCGGCCGCCGGGGCGCCCACGGTGGAGCTCGACGAGGACGGTGCGCCGACCATCACGATCCCGGATGCGGAGGCTCCCACCGCGGTGGAGATCGAGACGCTCAAGAAGGGCGACGGCGACGAGGTCCTGCCCGGTGACAGCGTGCTCGTGCAGTACACCGGCGCCAAGTGGTCCGACGGCAGCGTGTTCGACTCCAGCTGGGACCGCGGCGCCCCGACGTCCTTCGCGACCACGCAGGTCGTCGACGGCTTCCGCCAGGCGCTCGAGGGCCAGACCGTCGGCTCGCAGGTGGTCGTCGTGGTGCCGCCGGAGTTCGGCTACGGGGCCAGCGAGGGCAACGAGCTGCAGAACGAGACGCTCGTGTTCGTCGTGGACATCCTCGCGACCCAGCACCCGATCAACGGCTGA
- a CDS encoding M50 family metallopeptidase, with translation MTIIAFVIGIVVLVVGLAISIALHELGHLAPAKAFGVRVGQYMIGFGPTLWSRRRGETEYGVKAIPLGGYISMAGMYPPGPQDAADAAGAEEQRAAGGAPTITAAGTAARADRRSARGRFFQTMVQDARAVNDETMIGAEDRVFYRLPMWKRIVIMLGGPFMNLVFAMVLFALLFTGIGVQTATSTVASLSDCVPAADGTCQIAETPAAQAGIEPGDRIVSIDGTPVADFAEASALIQAAPDRTLRVVVERDGSERALTVTPVPITTSVTDADGEVREERVGFLGIRPTAEFVRQPIWAGPAAAVENVGAVAGVIVQLPVKVADTAATLFTGEERDPNGPLSVVGASVLAGEVAASEAPVLNRVAGIIGLLGSLNLALCVFNLIPLLPLDGGHVVVALWDGLKRGWARILRRPAPKPVDATRLVPVTFVVVAALGLMGGILILADLVNPISLF, from the coding sequence GTGACGATCATCGCCTTCGTGATCGGCATCGTCGTGCTCGTCGTCGGGCTCGCGATCTCGATCGCCCTCCACGAGCTGGGTCACCTCGCCCCGGCCAAGGCCTTCGGCGTACGCGTCGGCCAGTACATGATCGGGTTCGGCCCGACGTTGTGGTCGCGCCGGCGGGGCGAGACCGAGTACGGGGTGAAAGCGATCCCGTTGGGCGGCTACATCTCGATGGCGGGCATGTACCCGCCCGGACCCCAGGACGCAGCGGACGCCGCCGGCGCCGAGGAGCAGCGCGCCGCGGGGGGAGCGCCGACGATCACCGCGGCCGGGACGGCGGCGCGCGCGGACCGGCGTTCGGCGCGCGGGCGGTTCTTCCAGACGATGGTGCAAGACGCGCGCGCGGTCAACGACGAGACCATGATCGGTGCCGAGGACCGCGTGTTCTACCGGCTGCCGATGTGGAAGCGCATCGTCATCATGCTGGGCGGCCCCTTCATGAACCTGGTGTTCGCCATGGTGCTGTTCGCTCTGTTGTTCACGGGCATCGGCGTGCAGACGGCCACCTCCACCGTCGCGTCGCTGAGCGACTGCGTCCCGGCCGCGGACGGGACCTGCCAGATCGCGGAGACCCCCGCGGCCCAGGCGGGTATCGAGCCGGGCGACCGCATCGTCTCCATCGACGGGACGCCGGTCGCCGACTTCGCCGAGGCATCGGCGCTCATCCAGGCCGCACCCGACCGGACGCTCCGGGTCGTCGTGGAGCGGGACGGGTCGGAGCGGGCGCTGACCGTGACGCCCGTGCCCATCACCACCAGCGTCACGGACGCCGACGGCGAGGTCCGCGAGGAACGCGTCGGGTTCCTCGGGATCCGGCCGACGGCGGAGTTCGTGCGCCAGCCGATCTGGGCGGGACCGGCGGCGGCGGTGGAGAACGTCGGGGCCGTGGCGGGCGTCATCGTCCAGCTGCCGGTGAAGGTCGCGGACACCGCCGCCACCCTCTTCACGGGCGAGGAGCGGGATCCGAACGGTCCGCTGAGCGTCGTCGGCGCGAGCGTGCTCGCCGGGGAGGTCGCCGCATCCGAGGCGCCCGTGCTGAACCGGGTCGCCGGGATCATCGGGCTGCTCGGCTCGCTCAACCTCGCACTGTGCGTGTTCAACCTCATTCCGCTGCTTCCGCTGGACGGCGGCCACGTCGTCGTGGCGCTGTGGGACGGCCTCAAGCGCGGCTGGGCGCGGATCCTCCGCCGCCCCGCCCCGAAGCCCGTCGACGCGACGCGGCTCGTCCCGGTGACCTTCGTGGTCGTGGCGGCGCTCGGGCTGATGGGCGGCATCCTCATCCTGGCCGACCTGGTCAACCCGATCTCGCTCTTCTGA
- a CDS encoding OsmC family protein, whose protein sequence is MNGVHHYRLQATWTGDRGTGTSGYRDYSRDVTLSIDGKPDLLGSSDRPFRGDRSRWNPEDMLLGALSQCHLLSYLHACVRAGVVVVAYHDEASGTMVEDGAGAGRFTEVVLHPRVVVAEESMIARAEDAHLLAHEWCFIANSVNFPVRHDAVVTAR, encoded by the coding sequence ATGAACGGCGTACACCACTACCGGCTGCAGGCGACCTGGACGGGCGACCGCGGCACCGGGACGAGCGGATACCGCGACTACTCCCGCGACGTGACGCTCTCCATCGACGGGAAGCCGGACCTGCTCGGATCGAGCGACCGGCCGTTCCGCGGCGACCGGTCCCGGTGGAACCCCGAGGACATGCTGCTGGGGGCGCTGTCGCAGTGCCACCTGCTCTCCTATCTGCACGCCTGCGTGCGCGCGGGCGTGGTGGTCGTGGCCTATCACGACGAGGCGAGCGGGACGATGGTGGAGGACGGCGCCGGGGCCGGACGCTTCACCGAGGTCGTCCTGCATCCGCGGGTGGTCGTCGCCGAGGAGTCGATGATCGCCCGGGCGGAGGACGCCCACCTGCTGGCGCACGAGTGGTGCTTCATCGCGAACTCGGTCAATTTCCCGGTCCGGCACGACGCGGTGGTCACCGCGCGCTGA